The Balaenoptera ricei isolate mBalRic1 chromosome 9, mBalRic1.hap2, whole genome shotgun sequence genome segment ACCGTTGGCTTGCAGAATGTGCAGAAGGTACCAGTCGTTTAAACTAATCTATTGAAATGAACACTTTGTCCTTTAAAGTTTGTTTCTGCCAAAAGTAAATTTGTTATCACTAAAGAAAGGAACTTGTTTGAGCCAAacatagaaaagcaaaagaagttTCACAGAGGAAGGTGGTATTTAACTTTCAATTCTAGAGTCAAGACTATTTTATAAAGATGTAGATAACTTTTTTACACCTTCCAAATAGTGTTAGTTTCCTACCATTCTCAATCAGTTGCTGCTGATTTTTCTGGGTAGTATTAATATCAGTTCACAAGAGAGAATTTTTGTCTTTACTCATCTCATCAGTGGTGTCAGAGGCACAGCATTGACCAAATCCTGATGTATTTGTGTCATTTCTCCCTCTGAGGTGTAAGCTCTCCTCTCTGTCTGCTCCACAGATACCTACTGCTCACGGTAGAGTCCTCACTGGGGTGTTTCCTGAGTCTCCTTTGGATGCTTCATACTCAGAACGTCTTTATATTTTGATACATGCTGGCAAATTGAAACTTGTTatggtggagaaaaaagaaaggtgatCAACCCCCTAGTGTGCAGCAATATCTTAAAATACCTCTGCATCACAAATGTGAAGGTCTGAACAAGGCTCAAGTCTTCTCATAATCACACATAATTATCCAAGTCCAAAGATTAGAGTAGCAtcttctttgaaatttttatCTCTACAAGGTTCCATTTCAGTGACTAGAGTAGTAAAGGGAAAGTAAGGGAGAGAAAATTGGGCTGAAAGTTCATCTATCTTAAAAGCTACACTCACAGTTTGTGTGAGGTCTTTGGCTGCATATATGACTTAAgtaaaacaaacagaataaaacttCTATATGTAAGTTTTAACCTAGGGTTATGAAACCATCTACTAGTGATGAATTTACTCTTGAATTTAGAAACTCACACCACTCTTACCAACTTTCCATTAATTGTGGTCATAGAGTCAAGAATAAACCAGATGGCTAAATCTATAGGGGTCACCTACTTTTAGCAGATTTGTAACTCCcttattccttaaaaaattatttttaattgtgtgaaaaaaacacataaaatttactatcttaggTATTTCTGAGTATATTCATGTTGTTGTGCCTCCCTTATATCTTTTATAAAACCTGCTATTGtgccttaaaaagaaaacactttttccTCTTAAGATTTTTAACGATGAGGCCAGCAGCAGAAATGTCTACAATTGTACTTCTACACGTATGAGCAAATGACTCCATTTTAAACAGTTTCTCTGATTTCCCAAACTGTTCACCCCCATTGTGTCAGTAACCTTCGCAAGAGACCAGCTGTAAGGGAACACAATCAAAGTTGGGGAGAGGGAAGTAGTTGCTGACATTGCACTTTAACCCCTTCCCTCCTTACTTTGTCCCTTGAAAGACAAGTAATAAATGAGATAATCAAAATTCAGCCTGTACAAATGAAGAATCTGAGTGGATGACTACTCAGAGGAAGAATTATGCTCCTATCTAATGGACCACTATTCTGGAATTCTTTAAAGAACATAATTAGCAAAGAAATGTCTCTCTTAGAGATAAGAGGAAATCTCCTTATCTTTGTCAAGGGGTATCTTTCTTaccttagaaagaaaaaataaaggttggTCTCTGTAGCCTAACCTTGTATAGACAAACACAGGCAGAGCATAATCATGGGATGTCATGGTGGAGATCCTCATGGATTCATGCACCCGAAATTGAGAGAAACGCAAAATGTTTTCGCTgtctccaagagatttcctgacACCGATAGAAGGATATAAAGCAGCACTGCTGTTCCAGAGCCAAGAGAGCTCATTGTTCCTCAAAACTTCTTCTTCTGGGCATGACCCAGTATAGTTTGGGGCATAAACATTATAATTGTGGCAATCAGGATATAAATAGTAACCCCAAAGGCCCTTGGGTCTGCTCTTAATTCCCAGTTCGATGGTTTCCTTcatgaaagcttttgcacattcTTCAAAGGTTGCTTTGGCTAAATATTCAATATCAGCAGCTGATACATTCTCTTGCATCTCAGAAATAAGTTTTCTTGATTTCTGTCTGTAGACGTCTTTTGTGTTCCAATTCCTGGCCCACTGGGGTCGCCAATATTCCCAGTCTATAACAGCAAGTCCACTGAAATCTTCAGAAGGGATGTAATAATTAATATCTTGGTCAGCTTTTTCCAGATGTACCTGCAAACTTATGTTCTGGGGGAGACCCCCATTAATGGGAACTCCCTGGGATGTATACCATGGATAGTATCCCAATCTGTTGACATAAAATATAGTGACATTTTGCCCCCTGGCCCTGGCCAGTGGACTTCCAATCACctgaaacattttcaaatttagttttaaattatattttatcaagCACTGATCTGTTGGAGCATTCCAGGCAGCTATAAAAGGTTTCCTTTGATAAATTGGAAGTTGGGCAGGTTTTAGGGAAGAGATAGACTTCAGAATGAAAAGTATGAGCAGCCATGATGTGAGATGTATTGGTTGAACAACACAAAACCTTAGTTGTCCTTCAGATAACGGTTTCATGATAAGATAAAAATCTTCTCTCCTGCTTTAATGCACTCTGGAAGACCTGAGGAGAGATTTAATTTTCTGTTAGTGATAATTTTGAGGAAAAAGACTCAAATGTTGGCTGGATATTATTATAGTTGTTATCTATTTACATCTTTAAGTACGTTTTATTTAAAGGTCTTAAAGATCCCTATAAATAAATTGAGATAGAAGTGAGTGCGGTGACCTAACTTCTATTCAGGGGGAAGCAATGCAACTCAACAAACATTCATGGAGCATCAGATGCTGTGTCCAGAATACAAAATGCATAAGATGTGGTCCTTGCCCTCAAAAAAGCTCACGAtcaaataaagatgtaaaatagtaTTCACTACCATTTTGGAAAACTCATCAAATCCCAGGCTCTGTGCTTACttcctgaataaatatttatctcatttaattttgtaatacctttttattatttcattcaataaGCCAAATGTCTGGTTGCTTTCCCAGGCTTCCTTGCCGCTAGGGTACTGGTATGTGACCATGGCCAGGACAATTAGATGCAGCCCACTCTAGACTTTGAATTGAGATCTTGGGAATCAAAGTGGCTAAAAGGTGGTGGTGCCAGTGATAACAGAAATTCCAGAAATTCTGGGAGTGGCAGTGCCTATCAGGGCGCCCACAGTCTGGTAGCCATGGTGTTGATGTGAAGTGGCAGCTTTGTCCTCGCTCGGCACCTCCCAGACAATCTTTTCAGTCCCCTGCTCCCGCTGTGCTATCATTAGCTGTGTGCTTCTCCCACCCTCTAAGGTTCCTTCACCAGGGAACCTCCCCAGGCCTGCCATTGGCTTCAGAATCCCTCTAAACCCCTTTCCCTCATCCTACCCAGGCCATCAAAATCCCCACTGCCAAGCTCTACCTGTATCTTGACTAGTTGTCACAGCATAACAATCTGTGAATTATCCACACTTAACCATGAGTCACCAGTAGcactttccttgtctttttcccttCCCCACTCTCATAATCTTTCCaggaagttttgcttttttaaacaaatctCGAATTAGTGGGATTTTAGGAAGAATTGGTAGGatattgggggtggggatggtgaggAGTTCAATCTGgatttttcccctaaattttaTCACCCAGTTTTCTCTTCTTAGGTTTGTTCTGAGAACATATGTGAAGGACTAGTTCCCTTCCTCCAACTGGGAAACTTCCATGAAGACATTTTGAAGGGCCCTGGATAAATGATTCCCAGCAAAGTGACACATCCGTGAAAGCCAGATGGTAAAGGGAAGCAGCTTTCTCCTCAGAACCTCCCCTGGTGGAAGCAAGagccacagtgaggaaggcttggCCACCACTGCTTGGACCTTGGCTTCACAGTTCTGGACTTCTTCACCCACTGAGCAGAGAACGTGACACCAACAACAGGAAGTTGGGGACTGCCTTCCATCAAGCAGGCCTCAGACCTCACCGCAGTACAGCTACCCCTCCTGATGGTAAAGGATGGTGAGGAAGACAAGGGGTCCCCTTGGGGGAGGAGGCCCTTCATGTACAGATACAAGAGTCTGCAGAGAAGTCTCTGTCCCCTGCTTATTCCTATTTCCCCTCTCACTCCTTCCTCCCCAAAGTTTACTTGCTTGTGATGCATTAAAATaaatcacccccccaccccgattTCAGAAGCTGACAGCACTCACAGCCAGGCCATGTTATTCTCCTATTAGACATAAACAATCTCATAGAATGCCAACCTCAAGTTTATTCTCAGACTATAATAACATGAGATAAAACAAGGCCACTTTTTCATTGTGTCTGAGCAGAAATAAAACGAAGATCACTGTGCTACCCACAGAACACCAAGCATCCCTCTCTTGCTAAATGACTGACTTCTGTTCTTTACCCAACATAGAAATGCCCCTGCTTTCTGACCACATCCAATCTGGAGAAAATCCCTGTTTTCTCAGACCCTCTGCCAAATCACCCAACTAAACCTAAATTCTGTAACAGGTTCTTTCTGACACCATCTTACGGGAACACCTCACAGCTCCCTGTGGTGTGTGTCTTCCTTTGTTGCAACATGTCATTACCCAACTCATGGAACTGCAGGTGTGTTCCTGGTGGTCTTTGGGGAATTGGCACCTGGGTGATAGCAAAGGTATTGAGCACCTTCTACACATCAGGCTCCCATTCCAAGTACTAGGAATACAgtagtgagcaaaacagacataaacacctgccctcacagagcttaaaTCCTTTCAGGGGAGACAGGCAATAAACAAGGTGAGTAAAATATACAGTACATTGGTTGGTGGtaacaacaaagaaaagaattaagcAAGGATTCATTTTAGATGGGAAGGCCTCAGTAACCTGAAAAGAAGTGACCTGAGAAGAAGATAAAGAGTAAGGCTGGAGGATGTCTGGGGAAGCATGGGGGgaaagcaggtgcaaaggccctgtggcaggcaCATGCCTGCCATGTTTAAGGAACTTCAAAGAAGCCAGTTACTAAGTAAAAGGGACAGAGAGGTAAGAGAGAGGGTCTTGTAGGGCCTTGTTGGAGCTATGGCTTTCACTCTAAGTGAGATGGGAAGGAGTTAAGAGAGTCTGGAGAGAAGAATGACACTGTCTGATTTGGGCTTAACTGGATTCCTTAGGCTGCTATGTTGAGGcaagactgaaagtgaaagggcACAAGAAAGAAGCAGCAGGAAGCCTGTAAGGAGGCTCTTGTCATAATCCAGGACAGAGATAACAGTGGCACGATCCAGTTATTTAGAAGAACTTCACAATATTTTCAATAATCACcaacacagaaaaataataagattATAAATCTATAAATTAATCCTactagttttgttttaattttgattgCAACTCTAAACTTCTGTTATATacaatgtagttttttttttttcatacagcatggtgattcaTACTAATCTTTAAGATTAGAGGGAATACTTTGGGGAATATTCCCCAAAAACATACACGTTCATCTCTTAATATTAATGTATTAGTGGAAGGAATTAATTTTCCAGGTCTacaacttttctgtttcttttttttcgtGATATTGGGATTTGTTTTCAAAACCTTTAAGACTCCAAGTGTCTTCCCCTAAATCCACAAGAGTTTAAAAAGGTATCCTGAAggtcattatcctcatttttattggaaatttaaaaacgcAATGTTCTATTTCCAAACCTTTAAGGAAAGTACTGACTGAAGTGATATTTTGTtgccaataataaatatatatgcataaatatttatcagaATGGAAAATAGAGCAGAGCTGCTGAGTTCAATTCAACTCTGTAGAAATAATTGTTAACCTCCTTTCTCATAAAAGCTTATTAGAGAAAAGGCCAATAATAGGCTTCCATTTTTTTATCTGAAGAATGTTATTACCTTAGTCTGACTGTTAATCAATGTCTTATCCTGATGGTTCTTAAGTTCTTCTCTCATGAAATATCAATATTGTAAAAGCTGGCCCTAAGTGTTccagcagaagaaaaaatatattttaatggatAGAGTTTTTCCCATACACTTTTCTTAAAAACTCGATGCCTATTGGTTTACAATATAATATACTCTATGATAAGATTTGTCTAAGTTCCACAATTCATCATTAGGTACTAAATTTTGTTATAACTCTATTTCACGTCATAATCAAAGAACACCGATGTCCCTCCATCTGAACAAATTTTAGAACTACTGGACTATCTTGTTTGTACAAAATGGCTTCCCTTCCTAAAAATGAGCTTAAGTTTTGTAAGTATAGAAAAATGACTATTTCAGCGTTGCTTGTGCTAATGGGAAATTCActcttcagtgtgaaaggccacATTTTTTATGAAGCAAGAGCATtttaaaacctgaaagagaataTAATTGTCTTTACATAAGCGTATATACTTAGTCTTTGTCAGAAAGTATTACTTCTCCTTTAGGACTTGAAATTTCTTGCAGCCAAGATCAACAGCTTCTAGGAAAAGCACACAAAGTCTTAGAACCACATTTTGAATAAAATGTTCCCTCTGTCAAACCATTTTTAACTAAGCTCCTTAAAATAACATTAGGTTGATTTGAATCCTCAGTTTTCTACTTGAAGATTTTGAACTGTAAAACCATCTAGTGGTCTGTGAAATGTTACTAAGGTTTTTTTCAATGTCCATAGTCAAGATTATAACTTAAAACACCCTCTACTCCCATAATATGACCCAAGCCATTGACCAGAAGAGCTGGGATACCAGGCAGGGTAAGCAGACAGAAACTAggaagctgggggtgggtggtggtgaggcCGAACCTCAGGCTTAAGGACTACAAGGATATTTAAATAGGAGAGTTTGATCTGGGTTCTCTAGATACCAGATCTGAATGTCAGGGTACAGACTGGAGTGGCAGGGCAGGCACTTGAGAGGAAAAACGTTGTGGCCAGGTCACATTGTTTTCTCTTAAGTAAGCATGGCTTAATTTCAATTTCTGCCTTTGTCCTGACAGGAATGGCTTGGAATCTAGCGTTGGCCTGGTTTTGTTAACAGCACCCATTCCTCTGTACAAGCATTCATATTTTAGCAAGGTAGGAAATTTGAGCAAGGTGAAATGTGCAAGCACTGGCTCCAAACTCCCTGtaatgaagaaagaataaagaatgatggTGCATTCCTGGTGGAAACAGAAGGCTGAAAATGTTTATCTGAATGACAAATGCACAAAACCTTTCACCTGGAAATTCTGCTTCTGtgttattcattgcagcattgccTATCATTTCCAAGTTGGAAACAAATGTCTGTTATTAAGGGACTGGAGAAATAAAGCATGGCtttccacacaatggaatactatgcagctgtaaCAAAGAATGAGGTTGCCTCTCCATGTTGATATGGATATTCACCAGATATCATAATTATTCTTTAaggtatatatttgttttatgtatatgtcTGTACATAtacttaaaattcttaaaaagctAGATATGTATAGAATGCTGccattatttttctgagaaagtgatatatatatatatatatataaaagtatgtgtatatatgtaatatatatgtgtaaatatgtgATCTGTGCACTAAGGAATATCTCTGGAAAAATACTTGATTGCATTACTTGCCTACAGGAAGAGGAACTTGTGGCTGAGGGAGAGAAACGGCAGGGGTAGGATGAGATTTGGGGGGGAGGAAACTTCTGTTGGGATTTTGTATTATGTTGATGTAGCAGCTATCCAAAACCattactcaaattttaaaaaaatgtataaagttctttggaaaagaaagaagatgtaCATTGATTCTGACTATAAGAAATCTGGCATGGCTTCCTAAACAAGGTAACATCTGAGTTGATTTTATTACAAAGAtcatttttttataaagttatttgaGAAAATGGTATGCTTTTCTGCAACATGGCAAGAAAAAGACCTTTTCAGGAAATAAGAggggttttattttttgtagttgAAGTAAACACCATCAGCCAGAGCTTTAAGTTACCACTCTATGCTGACACGTGGATATTAAGAACTAATTATAGGTTGTTTAATTATCTATGGTAAAGGAAAACTAACAGTGGTTAATGGTTTAGGAGATGTTCAGTAGGAACACAGAAGATAGGCCTAAAGAAATTGATTAGTGTTATTATGCACCACAAAAGACAGTGCACAATACTACTACATTACTTATTACAAGTGGAAAAATATGCTGTAGGGTAATAGGGTTTCTCTGATTGTAAACAATGCAAAGCTCTAGCTATAACAATAAAAGCATTTGGAGGGATTTGATATTAAAAAGATGCTTtgatcattctttttatttccttgccTATACATTAATTTTGGTGATTTATCCAACTAATGTAAAATAACTCAGGAAGTTGCATTTTACCCATTCAACTTCAGAtcattttttcttgtgttttcttaaCCACTTCAATTCCAGTGTATTTTATCCAATAGTACCTTTTTGATGGAAATTAacttctgactttttaaaaaattcttcaatgtttattgcattatttttattttttattcctcctCACACTTCCCTATTATAAACCCTTTGTCaaatcatatttctttctttgagtTCTATCCAACTATCCTGGTGTATTTACAACACAAAATAAGGAGATCTCAGTGCAATATAACAGAAGCCAGTATGAAGCAGAGGTTACTGGAAAAAGCACACTGGAAAAAGTTTCATTGTCTCAcctattcaatttttatttatattgttttaatttgcctttatAGCATATCACAATACTGTCTTTTGTGGGGGGGCAGCAAGGGTATGATGATAAATGATAGCATTTTATATATCCAAATATAGTACTGACGCCTATCCTCTATGAGCGGAAATctcagtttttcaaaattatactTGTGAACTTAAattccactttttaaatttatgaatagGGGATGGAATCTTGCCCACCACCCCTTCCTCCACACCCCTCTGCAACTTTATAGCCCTCTGGCTGACATTTTCACAAAAGACAGATTTTCTAACCAAGATGGCAATCCCTCTGAATTGGATTGCTGTCTGGACATCTCACCACTATGGCCTCGCTTCCTGATACTCAATTGATTCATGCCTGAGTTTGCAGTGCCCTTTGGCATTACAACCAATGTTCCCTACCTAAAATATCCCTGTCAACCTTCAGTAAACTTGTTTATAAACTGTCAAACCCATTACAATTAAGCAATCTGAAAAGACTGTGGCACATAAAAAATTAAGAGCTGGCAAAATTATGTTTGCAtgtatttttcttcacttttcagGTTTGGATCTTGTATGCTTAGCTACCTAGATATCTCATACCTCCTTCTAAGGCTCTAGGCTTCCACTTCAGGTACACCTGCTGGATGTATGATAAAGTTTTTGATGTTACAAGTGAATGTGCTGGTCAGCCTGAGCTCCACCAGGTTTTAATAGCAAATAGTATGTATTATCGTGTAACCAAGGAATTacgctttattttttaaaaattttaataaactgtTGAAACACCAAATATAGTAGCTAACTAATCATTAATTCGTATGAATTTGAAAAAGATCATTACTTGATCTCTACTTTGGTTGCCCATTCACATGATATGAGAGGTGTGTTGCACTTGGATATTAGTAAAGAAAGTTGAGCTTCTGCATTAATTATATTAGCATATACTAACCATAAATGTGAAGTAAATGCTTTTTCATACAATGAATTTTTAGTTCCTTAAAAAGTTTACTCGTTCATGACCATTAATTCCACGCAGTTTAATTATACAAACCAtataacttgaaaatattttgaa includes the following:
- the HYAL4 gene encoding hyaluronidase-4 gives rise to the protein MKPLSEGQLRFCVVQPIHLTSWLLILFILKSISSLKPAQLPIYQRKPFIAAWNAPTDQCLIKYNLKLNLKMFQVIGSPLARARGQNVTIFYVNRLGYYPWYTSQGVPINGGLPQNISLQVHLEKADQDINYYIPSEDFSGLAVIDWEYWRPQWARNWNTKDVYRQKSRKLISEMQENVSAADIEYLAKATFEECAKAFMKETIELGIKSRPKGLWGYYLYPDCHNYNVYAPNYTGSCPEEEVLRNNELSWLWNSSAALYPSIGVRKSLGDSENILRFSQFRVHESMRISTMTSHDYALPVFVYTRLGYRDQPLFFLSKQDLISTIGESAALGSAGIVIWGDMNLTSSEGNCTKVKQFVSSDLGSYIVNVTRAAEVCSFHLCRNNGRCVRKVWKTPDYLHLNPASYHIEASEDGEFTVKGKASDTDLAVLVKRFSCHCYQGYEGADCREMRTADGCSGFSSFSGSLITLCLLVSAGYQSIHL